The Euphorbia lathyris chromosome 8, ddEupLath1.1, whole genome shotgun sequence genome has a window encoding:
- the LOC136203307 gene encoding heavy metal-associated isoprenylated plant protein 35 → MGRLGKILEYLCVSSSCLCINNLENEEKEEFLIKPLIGGSDKSQQLLRLKDVVSTNQTLAFHLKPKMVVLKVSIHCIGCARKVEKHVSKLEGVTSYKVDLESKTVVVIGDIIPLQVLESVSKLKYAQLWNSSSF, encoded by the exons ATGGGCAGGCTTGGGAAAATATTAGAGTATCTTTGTGTTTCTTCATCATGTTTGTGCATTAATAACttggaaaatgaagaaaaagaagagtttCTCATAAAACCATTAATAGGAGGAAGCGATAAAAGCCAGCAGCTTCTCAGATTGAAAGATGTCGTTTCTACTAATCAAACTTTGGCGTTTCACTTGAAACCCAAG ATGGTGGTGCTAAAGGTATCTATACACTGTATTGGGTGTGCAAGGAAGGTTGAGAAACATGTTTCAAAGTTGGAAG gaGTAACTTCATACAAGGTAGACCTGGAAAGCAAGACGGTGGTTGTGATTGGAGACATAATTCCTTTACAAGTATTAGAGAGTGTTTCCAAGCTTAAATATGCTCAACTTTGGAATTCTTCTTCTTTctga